The following is a genomic window from Ethanoligenens harbinense YUAN-3.
TGACAGAAGGGTAAAGCGTGCCCGGCCAGGCAATGAACGCCATCACGATATCGTCTCCCGCGGCAGGCTTGAGGGAACTGACGCCTACCGATGCGCTGGCGCCGTTTTGATAAATACTCCAGAAATAATAGGTGCCGTTTGAGGAGCTTCCCGATTCGCCGCCAATTGAGTTAATGTAGTACCCCATGCTGTCGGAATAGGACTGATCGTATGGGATATGCTCGGCGTCCAGGGCGGCTGTATATGCCTGCTCCAGTGTTTCGTCCGATGTCAGGGGCACATCTTCGTTCAGATACGTTTGAGTGGCACCTTCGATGCGCAGGTGGAAGGTGCTTTGGGCGGCGGCTGCCGCCGACAGGGGGATGCCCGCAAGCAGCAGCGCAAACGCGCAGCAGATGCAGACCCAGTTTCGAAATGCTTTTTTCATCAAACCACTCCTTTGTTTTTTCTGGTGGTCGGGGGGCAAACGAAAACGGCCTCTTTTCCCCAAAAGGAAAAAAGACCGCAACAAGAAAACGGGTGAATACCCTGCAAGGCCGTTTCCATGTTTGTCCTCTCCCTCCGAAAGGATTACACCGCACTTTACAGGCAGGTCTTCTGGCTTGGCATCTTCCTGTTTTTCATCCTTCCCGGTTTTGCAACCAGTGGATGGGCCCGATTGGCCCCAAGGAAAAACAGTCCGCCTCACAGCAGCGGGGGCTGCACCGGTTTTGCACCGGTTTCCCTATTATCACGGCGAATAGCCGCGCACCTGCAAAGAGTTTAATTCTATTGTAACGGAAACCCGCCGCGTCGTCAAGGGAAGGGAGCGGGAACGGGTTTAGAAAGAGCGGTTTGTACGGCGTCGATCCGCGCAGAGAGTGATGAGCCAAATCTGCGGTGCCGCCCAGATGCGCACCGGTGGGCCCACCGTACCAATGCCATTTGAAACGATGACGGTGGTGCCGGCGTTTTTGATGACGCCGGTCAGATATTTCAGTTTGAACCGCGAGGGCATAAAACCGGTGGGCGCCCATTTGCCCAGCAGGCTCACCTGACCGCCGTGCGTATGCCCGCAGAGCATCAGATCAATGAGGCTGAACGGCAGTTGTTCGGCGTAATCCGGGTGATGCGAAACCAGTATCATGAAGTCGTTCGGGCGCGTTTCCGCCAGCATGGGGGAAAGGTCCTGCGTGGCGGTGGTGAGGTCGGCCACACCGCCGACCCGGATGCGCGCGCCCCCCTTTTCCAGCCAGTATCCTTGGTTGTCCAGCGAACGGATGCCCGCCTGCCGCATGCATTGTTCGGAGAGTTCCGCATCCGTATTGCGGTCGTGATTGCCCAGCACGCCGTAAACGCCAAACGGCGCGGTGAGCGCGGCGGCCTCACGGAAAAAACTGGGGATATGTGCCCGGCTGTGGCTCACATAATCGCCGCCCAGCAGGACCAGATCGGCGTGCAGGCCGTTGGTGAGCGCTACCAGTTCTTTCACACGCCCCAGAGGGAAACTCCTGCTATGGTGGATGTCGGAAAGAAAAGCAACGGTCGTGCCGTCGAATGCGGCAGGCAGATCCTGCGATACCATGCGGTATTTCCGCAGGGTTATTTTCTCCACTCTGGTCACGTTCCGGCCTCCAGATGCAAAATCATGCCGCGCATGCACGGCATGGGCTTTTTTGTGCCTTCTATTATACCATATTACGCGCGGCAGGGTATGTCTTTGCAAGGAAAAATGGATGAAATCTTTTGGCGGCATGAAAACGGCCGGCTGCACGCCTGCATTGTGTTGCAAAACAAAAAGAGGGACGATAAACGTCCCTCTTTTTTTGCAAACGTGCAGTAGAAAAATTCGCTGAAACAGATTACACTCTGAAGAGCAGGTCGGTATAGACCGGAACCGGCCAGATGTCGGCAGGAACGATGGGTTCCAGCGTGTCGATATCCGAACGCAGGTCGTTCATCGCCGAAAGGACATTTTCGCGATAGGCAAGCGCGGAATCAAAGTTGGTTTCCAGCGCGCCGGCAGCTTCGGCAGCCGCTTTGAGAGCTTCCGCCTTGGCAACGATGGATTTGGACAGGCCCAGCACTTTTTCCAGATACGCGGTGTTGCCGCTTACATCCACACCGGCTGCCTTGAAGGAAGCGATGGAATCCGAAAGGGTCTTGGCATATTTGAATGCCGCGGGTACCAGCTGACGGAACGTGATGTCCACCAGTGTGAGCGCTTCGATGTTGATGATCTTCGCATAGTTTTCGAGCAGGATCTCATAACGGGCGTCGATCTCTTTGCCGACCAGCACACCGTGTTTCTCAAGCACATTGCGGTTTTTCTCATCAAGCAGCGCCTTGATGGCCAGCACGGTGTTCTTGATGTTGGGCAGGCCGCGTTTTTCCGCTTCCGCAACCCACTCGTCGGAGTAGCCGTTGCCGTTGAAGATGACGCGTTTGTGGGCTTTGAAGATTTCGCCGGCAAGCGTGAGCGAGGCTTTTTCGATATCGCTGGTGCTTTCCAGGCGGTCGGCGATCTGGCTCAGGGCCTCGGCCACGATGGTGTTGAGGACGAAGGCCGGGCCGGCGACATTGGCGTAAGAACCGCACATGCGGAATTCGAACTTGTTGCCGGTGAATGCAAACGGCGAGGTGCGGTTGCGGTCGGTTTTATCTTCCGTGATGACAGGCAGGGAAGAAACATCCAGATTAGTCTTTTTGGCTTCCGGAGAGGTGAACTTTTTGCCTTCTTCCACCGCGTCGATCAGGCTTTCGAGTTCCTCACCGACGAACACGGAGATGATGGCGGGAGGCGCTTCGTTGGCTCCCAGACGATGGTCGTTTCCGGCGCTCGCCACAGACGAGCGGAGCAGCTCGGCGTATTCATCCACCGCTTTGATGACCGCCGCGAGGAAGATGACGAACTGCGGGTTTTTGCCCGGATCGTCCGTCGGGTCGAGGAGGTTTTCGCCTTCGTCGGTGGAGAGGGACCAGTTGATATGCTTGCCGTTGCCGTTGACGCCCGCGAACGGTTTTTCGTGGACCAGGGCGGCAAGACCATGCTGTTCAGCGGTCTTCTGGAGCAGTTCAAGCACCAGTTGGTTGTGGTCGACGGCGACATTGGCCGGGTCAAAGATCAGCGCAATCTCATGCTGGGCCGGAGCCACTTCATTGTGCTTGGTTTTGGCGGTGATGCCCAGTTCCCACAGCCGCTCGTCGAGATCGTGCATGAAATCGACGATCTTGGTGCGCAGGGTGCCGAAATACTGGTCGGCGAGCTCCTGGCCTTTCGGCGGCTGCGCGCCGAACAGGGTGCGGCCGGTGAGAACCAGGTCAAGGCGCTGGTTGTACAGGTCGCGGTTGACGATGAAATATTCCTGTTCCGGGCCGACGGTGGCGGTCACTTTTTTCACGCCGGATTTGCCGAAAGCGGCCAGCACGCGGCGGGCCTGCTTGTCAAGCGCTTCGTTTGCGCGGAGGAGCGGGGCTTTTTTATCAAGGATCTCGCCGGTGTAAGAGAAGAACGCGGTGGGTATGTAGAGCGAACCCTCTTTTACAAAAACCGGAGAGGTGGTGTCCCATGAGGTGTAGCCACGGGCGGCGGAGGTTTCACGCAGGCCGCCGGACGGGAAAGAAGACGCATCCGGCTCGCCTTTGATCAGCTCTTTGCCGGAGAACGAAAGGATGACTTTGCCGTCGCCGGTGGGAGAGATGAAGGAGTCGTGCTTTTCGGCGGTCAGGCCGGTCATCGGCAGGAACCAGTGGGTGAAGTGGGTGGCGCCCAGGTCGATGGCCCACTCTTTGATGGCGGCGGCCACTTCATCGGCAATGGATGTATCCAGCGGTTCACCGAGCTCGATGGTCTTTTTCAGACTCTTATAAGTCGCCTTAGACAAGCGTGTTTTTGCCACAGCGTCACTGAAGACGTATTTACCGAAAATTTCGGCTGGGTTTGTTTTTGCGTTTCCCATAAAAAGTAATCCTCCTTAATATTGGAACATGCAGATAAAAATAAAAAGGCGCACGGCAATAAAGCCGCGAAACGCCTTTGTTCCGCATTGGACTTTTCAAATTTTATCATACAAAGGGGGGCAATGCAAGAGGGTGGGCGCGGGCATCTTTCTCAAAACATAAAAAAAGCTGCTGAAAATCCTGGTATCCGGCGCGTCATGGCTGCAAGCGACCGGTATCACGCGGGAACAGGGAAGCCTCGCGCACGTTTTTCAGCCCCATCAGTTTCATGACCAGGCGCTCCAACCCGATGCCGAGACCGCCGTGCGGCGGCAGGCCGTATTTGTGGGCCATGAGGTATGACGCGAAATCGGCCGGATCGAGGCCCATGCGGCGCATCTTGTCAACCTGCTCGTTGTAGTCGTGGATACGCTGGCCGCCGGTGGTGATCTCCAGCCCGCGGAACAGCAGGTCGAAGCTGAGTGCAAATCGTTCGTCCGTGGGGTCGTCCATCGCATAAAAAGGCCGTTTGGCCGCTGGAAAATGCGTGATAAAAACCAGATCGCTGTCGCATTCCCGCTTGACATGGTCGCAGAGCGCCACTTCGTCATCCGGCTCCAGATCCCATTTGCCGGGTTTGCGGCCGAGCTTTTCGATGATCTCGCGCGCCTGCATGAAGGTAAAGGCCGGAATCTTGTCAACGACAGGCACATCGACCTTCCACATCGCCAATTCTTCCAGACAATGCGCCTGAACATAGGCGAACAGGTGCCGGAGCATGGCGGTTTCCATCGCCATCACGTCTTCCATGCCGCTGATGAAGCCCATTTCAAAATCCAGCCCCACATACTCGTTGAGGTGGCGGGAGGTGTGGTGCTTTTCGGCGCGAAAGACCGGCGCAATCTCAAATACGCGCTCAAACACGCCCACCATCATCTGCTTGTAGAACTGGGGACTTTGGTTCAGAAACGCCTTGGTGTCGAAATAATCCAGATGGAAGATGTTGGCGCCGCCCTCCGCGCCCGCGCTTACGATCTTGGGCGTGTGCATCTGGGTAAAGCCGTTCTGACGCATGAAATCGGCAAACCCATCGGCCACCGCTTCCTGAATTTTGAAGATGGCGCGCTGGCGCGGGTTGCGCAGCGTGAGCGGGCGATGGTCGAGGTTGGTATCGATGTTGAGGTTGAGGTATTTTTTATTGATGGCGAAGGGGTATTCCTCAGCGGGGGAGGAGATGACGGTGAAATCAACGATGTGAAGCTCGAAGCCGTTCTGCGCGCGCGGCTCGTCCACTGCCTCGCCACACACCTCGATGCAGGTGCCCTCGCGCAGCCCGTCCAGCGGAGTTTTGGAATAGGTGGGGTTATATACGCATTGCAGCGTGTAGGCGCCGGTGCGCAGGATGAGGAACGAAAATTCGCCCATATCCCGGATGTTGTGTACAAACCCCTTGATGCGCGCGTTTTTCCCTGCCTGCCGGAGGGTTTGCAGATCTACCGGCTGTTCGACACTGCCGTCAATAAAGGTCATCGTTCCCATTCTCCTTCACCAAAACGCCGTCCGGCGTTTCCGTATATGATCTTGCATTTGCAGATTTATCTGTTGTTCAAACTTTCGGTCAGCTTGGCGCGCAACGCGGCGGGGTCGGCCTTGCCGCCCAGAATGCGCATGCACTGCCCCATGAGAAAGCCGAAAGCTTTTTCCTTGCCGTTCTTGAAATCAGTGATGGATTTCGGGTTGGCGTCCAGCGCCTGCTCCACCGCCTTGCCGATGGCATCCGCGTCGCCCACCACGCGCAGGCCGTATTTTTTCACCAGAGCGGCGGGCGCAGCCTGCTCGTCAAACAGCAGGCCGAACACCTTTTTGCCGGATGCCGCCGTAATCTCGCCCTTCTGGCACAGCACGATTAGATCGGCCAGATAAGCGGGCGGGAAGGGGATGGCTTCCGGCTCGAGGCCGCGGTCCTTGAGCTGGCGCATCATCTCGCCCACGATCCATTTGGCGGCTTCTCTACCGTCACTCTGCGCGGCGGCCTGTTCATAAAAATCGGCCAGCGCACGCGACGCGGTGATGATGACGGCGTCGTCTTTGGCAACGCC
Proteins encoded in this region:
- a CDS encoding metallophosphoesterase: MTRVEKITLRKYRMVSQDLPAAFDGTTVAFLSDIHHSRSFPLGRVKELVALTNGLHADLVLLGGDYVSHSRAHIPSFFREAAALTAPFGVYGVLGNHDRNTDAELSEQCMRQAGIRSLDNQGYWLEKGGARIRVGGVADLTTATQDLSPMLAETRPNDFMILVSHHPDYAEQLPFSLIDLMLCGHTHGGQVSLLGKWAPTGFMPSRFKLKYLTGVIKNAGTTVIVSNGIGTVGPPVRIWAAPQIWLITLCADRRRTNRSF
- a CDS encoding glutamine synthetase III, whose amino-acid sequence is MGNAKTNPAEIFGKYVFSDAVAKTRLSKATYKSLKKTIELGEPLDTSIADEVAAAIKEWAIDLGATHFTHWFLPMTGLTAEKHDSFISPTGDGKVILSFSGKELIKGEPDASSFPSGGLRETSAARGYTSWDTTSPVFVKEGSLYIPTAFFSYTGEILDKKAPLLRANEALDKQARRVLAAFGKSGVKKVTATVGPEQEYFIVNRDLYNQRLDLVLTGRTLFGAQPPKGQELADQYFGTLRTKIVDFMHDLDERLWELGITAKTKHNEVAPAQHEIALIFDPANVAVDHNQLVLELLQKTAEQHGLAALVHEKPFAGVNGNGKHINWSLSTDEGENLLDPTDDPGKNPQFVIFLAAVIKAVDEYAELLRSSVASAGNDHRLGANEAPPAIISVFVGEELESLIDAVEEGKKFTSPEAKKTNLDVSSLPVITEDKTDRNRTSPFAFTGNKFEFRMCGSYANVAGPAFVLNTIVAEALSQIADRLESTSDIEKASLTLAGEIFKAHKRVIFNGNGYSDEWVAEAEKRGLPNIKNTVLAIKALLDEKNRNVLEKHGVLVGKEIDARYEILLENYAKIINIEALTLVDITFRQLVPAAFKYAKTLSDSIASFKAAGVDVSGNTAYLEKVLGLSKSIVAKAEALKAAAEAAGALETNFDSALAYRENVLSAMNDLRSDIDTLEPIVPADIWPVPVYTDLLFRV
- the aspS gene encoding aspartate--tRNA(Asn) ligase, with product MTFIDGSVEQPVDLQTLRQAGKNARIKGFVHNIRDMGEFSFLILRTGAYTLQCVYNPTYSKTPLDGLREGTCIEVCGEAVDEPRAQNGFELHIVDFTVISSPAEEYPFAINKKYLNLNIDTNLDHRPLTLRNPRQRAIFKIQEAVADGFADFMRQNGFTQMHTPKIVSAGAEGGANIFHLDYFDTKAFLNQSPQFYKQMMVGVFERVFEIAPVFRAEKHHTSRHLNEYVGLDFEMGFISGMEDVMAMETAMLRHLFAYVQAHCLEELAMWKVDVPVVDKIPAFTFMQAREIIEKLGRKPGKWDLEPDDEVALCDHVKRECDSDLVFITHFPAAKRPFYAMDDPTDERFALSFDLLFRGLEITTGGQRIHDYNEQVDKMRRMGLDPADFASYLMAHKYGLPPHGGLGIGLERLVMKLMGLKNVREASLFPRDTGRLQP